Proteins encoded in a region of the Flavobacterium sp. PMTSA4 genome:
- a CDS encoding APC family permease, whose amino-acid sequence MTQEKHHLQRSLGLIDATSIVAGSMIGSGIFIVTAAMARDVGSAAWLLVIWVVTGLLTMSAALSYGELAGMMPTAGGQFVYIQRAYGKLASFLYGWTVFTVIQTGVIAAVAVAFAKYSAVFLPVLDEKIFSVGDSFVFGYKQVLAMASIVLLTYINTKGVVKGKTIQLIFTLAKLVALFALIILGLYVGMKTNILSDNFKNMWEASKTVLNPDGSITVTKLTGIALLGAMGATIINSLFSSDAWNNVTFIAGEIKEPKKNIPRSLFLGTLIVTIIYLLANLAYLALLPMQGTPGANSALEGGIMFAAEDRVGAAAATMIMGNIGLFVMAGLIMVSTFGCNSGLVLAGGRLFYAMSKDGLFFKKAGELNNYDVPEKALWVQCVWACLLCISGRYGDLLTYATFASLLFYILTIYGIFILRKREPNAERPYKAFGYPIIPALYIVVTAAICVALLVYETTSTGLGLGIVALGIPVYYAVMKVKE is encoded by the coding sequence GTTCCATGATAGGTTCCGGTATTTTTATTGTTACTGCCGCCATGGCACGCGATGTCGGTTCTGCCGCGTGGTTGTTAGTCATTTGGGTAGTCACAGGTTTATTAACCATGTCGGCCGCATTGAGTTATGGTGAGTTAGCAGGAATGATGCCAACAGCTGGTGGACAATTCGTTTACATACAACGTGCTTATGGAAAATTGGCTTCATTTCTTTACGGTTGGACGGTGTTTACCGTTATTCAAACAGGAGTTATCGCTGCCGTAGCGGTAGCTTTTGCCAAATATTCAGCGGTGTTTTTACCAGTTTTAGATGAAAAAATTTTCTCGGTTGGAGATAGTTTTGTCTTTGGCTACAAGCAAGTGTTGGCTATGGCAAGCATTGTATTGCTGACCTATATCAATACCAAAGGCGTTGTCAAAGGAAAAACCATTCAGTTGATATTTACCTTAGCCAAGCTGGTTGCTTTATTTGCTCTGATTATTCTTGGGCTTTATGTTGGGATGAAAACCAACATCCTTTCCGATAACTTCAAAAACATGTGGGAAGCGTCTAAAACAGTATTGAATCCCGATGGAAGTATTACTGTAACCAAGCTAACAGGCATTGCTTTGCTGGGCGCAATGGGAGCAACGATTATTAACTCTTTGTTTTCAAGTGATGCGTGGAACAACGTAACCTTTATTGCAGGCGAAATCAAAGAACCAAAAAAGAACATCCCGCGAAGTCTATTTCTGGGAACATTAATAGTAACCATTATCTATTTGTTAGCCAATTTGGCGTATCTGGCACTATTACCAATGCAAGGAACACCAGGCGCAAATTCTGCTTTAGAAGGCGGAATCATGTTTGCGGCTGAAGATAGAGTAGGAGCTGCAGCAGCAACAATGATAATGGGTAACATTGGTCTTTTCGTTATGGCAGGATTAATTATGGTTTCTACCTTTGGGTGTAATAGTGGTTTAGTATTGGCTGGCGGACGCTTGTTTTACGCCATGTCAAAAGACGGTTTGTTCTTCAAGAAAGCGGGCGAATTAAACAATTACGACGTACCCGAAAAAGCCCTTTGGGTACAATGCGTTTGGGCATGTTTGTTGTGTATTTCGGGTAGGTATGGCGACTTGTTAACCTATGCTACGTTTGCCTCTTTATTGTTCTACATACTTACCATCTACGGAATATTCATCCTCAGAAAGCGCGAACCTAATGCCGAAAGACCATACAAAGCTTTTGGTTATCCTATTATTCCTGCGCTATATATTGTAGTAACTGCCGCCATTTGTGTAGCATTGCTAGTTTACGAAACCACCAGTACAGGTTTAGGTCTAGGCATTGTAGCACTGGGAATACCTGTTTATTATGCCGTGATGAAAGTTAAAGAATAA
- a CDS encoding alpha/beta hydrolase family protein, whose product MSFKTISTTIFACLFSITIIAQKPQEPKDTSSYNSEDITYTNTIDNIKLTGTLTYPKDKKKAPVVILISGSGPQDRNSELLGHKPFLVLADYLTKRGIAVLRVDDRETGTSEGKYNETSLQGFVNDTKFAIDYLKTRKEIDVKKIGLAGHSLGGTIAPIIASQNKDVAFVVLLAAPGMRGDKLMLLQKERIERKMGVDDFGVLVGKKRIGGAYEIIVKAEPNSPTLAGELETYFGNVFAGMLPKNQIKQLSESLAFPWLADFIRYDPAPVLAKVTCPVLALNGENDTQVPAKENLEGIKTALETAGNKNVTIVELPKLNHLFQESETGLPQEYEKIEETFNNNAMQVMGDWILKQTK is encoded by the coding sequence ATGTCCTTTAAAACCATTTCTACCACTATTTTTGCCTGTTTGTTTTCAATAACAATAATTGCCCAAAAACCACAAGAACCCAAAGACACCAGCAGCTACAATTCCGAAGACATCACCTATACCAACACTATAGATAACATCAAACTAACAGGAACACTCACCTATCCAAAAGATAAAAAGAAAGCACCCGTAGTAATCCTCATCAGCGGTAGCGGACCACAAGACAGAAACTCCGAACTACTAGGCCACAAACCATTTCTTGTCCTCGCCGATTATCTAACCAAAAGAGGCATAGCCGTACTCCGAGTAGACGACCGCGAAACAGGAACCTCCGAAGGCAAGTATAACGAAACCAGTCTACAAGGTTTTGTAAACGACACCAAGTTTGCCATCGATTACCTGAAAACCCGTAAAGAAATTGACGTTAAGAAAATAGGTTTGGCTGGGCATAGTTTAGGAGGCACTATTGCACCAATTATTGCTTCACAAAATAAAGATGTCGCTTTCGTAGTGCTACTGGCAGCACCAGGAATGCGCGGCGACAAACTAATGCTGTTGCAAAAAGAACGCATAGAACGCAAAATGGGCGTTGACGATTTTGGCGTACTAGTAGGCAAGAAAAGAATTGGCGGCGCCTATGAAATAATTGTAAAAGCAGAACCTAATAGCCCAACACTGGCAGGAGAACTCGAAACCTACTTTGGAAACGTCTTTGCCGGAATGCTACCAAAGAATCAAATAAAACAGCTTTCAGAAAGCCTAGCTTTCCCATGGCTAGCCGATTTTATTCGATATGACCCAGCACCAGTATTAGCAAAAGTAACTTGCCCAGTACTAGCACTCAATGGCGAAAACGACACCCAAGTTCCTGCCAAAGAAAACCTAGAAGGCATTAAAACCGCGCTAGAAACCGCAGGAAACAAAAACGTAACCATAGTAGAACTGCCTAAACTAAACCACCTTTTCCAAGAAAGCGAAACAGGATTACCACAAGAATATGAAAAGATAGAAGAAACCTTCAACAACAATGCAATGCAAGTCATGGGAGATTGGATTTTGAAGCAAACGAAATAG
- a CDS encoding DUF3592 domain-containing protein encodes MNETLNIALKIVIVFSTIVLLYKIGSVVIFYFFTIKKWSEVEGTIISSDVVYFRSKTDADTQGWKEAVIYSFKVNMIEYNGNCISKNLGFLFPFKYQAKQSNFIEGQKIKIYYNPENPNQSVLDSKFDLMSCIILLGILIIFYFVVF; translated from the coding sequence ATGAATGAAACATTAAATATAGCTCTAAAAATTGTTATTGTTTTTTCAACAATTGTTTTGCTTTATAAGATTGGTAGCGTAGTTATCTTTTATTTTTTTACTATAAAAAAATGGAGCGAAGTTGAAGGTACTATTATTAGTTCGGATGTTGTTTACTTTCGTTCAAAAACTGATGCAGATACTCAAGGTTGGAAAGAAGCAGTTATTTATAGTTTTAAGGTTAATATGATTGAATATAATGGAAATTGTATCTCTAAAAATTTAGGTTTTCTTTTTCCTTTTAAATACCAAGCCAAACAGAGTAATTTTATAGAAGGACAAAAAATTAAAATTTATTATAATCCTGAAAATCCAAATCAATCAGTATTGGATAGTAAATTTGATTTAATGAGTTGTATAATTCTATTAGGTATATTAATAATTTTTTATTTTGTTGTTTTTTGA
- a CDS encoding DUF1801 domain-containing protein, with product MTTQNQINEYINSQPEAKRNDMQTLHSMILELQPTAKLWFLDGKNEEGKVVSNPNIGYGSRMNEYANGKQKEFYQIGLSGNTSGISVYIMGYADKTYLPKTYGETIGKASVTGYCIKFKSLKDIDLEVLKAAVKGGFEV from the coding sequence ATGACTACCCAAAACCAAATAAACGAATACATCAACAGCCAACCTGAGGCTAAGCGCAACGACATGCAAACGTTGCACAGCATGATACTGGAGTTGCAACCAACGGCTAAGCTATGGTTTCTGGATGGTAAAAACGAGGAAGGCAAAGTAGTTTCGAATCCTAATATTGGCTACGGCAGTCGCATGAACGAGTATGCCAACGGGAAGCAGAAGGAGTTTTATCAGATTGGGTTGAGTGGCAACACTAGTGGGATTTCGGTTTACATCATGGGCTATGCGGATAAAACGTATTTACCCAAAACCTATGGAGAGACTATTGGCAAAGCGAGTGTTACGGGGTATTGTATAAAATTCAAATCGCTAAAGGATATTGACCTTGAGGTGCTGAAAGCAGCAGTGAAAGGTGGTTTTGAGGTGTAG
- a CDS encoding DUF2306 domain-containing protein produces the protein MIVKKKTFSLIFWAILIVLSAYYFYSAIEYRFFEEGIGPTFWNKQFWFVSHILAGILPLVTGPFQFWSWFRKHHIKWHRLLGKLYIIGCLFGGFSALYLGITQPYDGSIVPTLFLATLWLFMTISAWITIKRKQVEAHRLFMIRSYTLTLAFVFLRLLYDLVYKLNFLSFIANEEVRDATYEWISWVAPVLIVEFFISWLPLVKSDGRRKKVRTE, from the coding sequence ATGATAGTAAAAAAGAAAACTTTTAGTCTAATTTTTTGGGCTATACTCATAGTGCTGAGTGCTTACTATTTTTATAGTGCTATTGAATACCGTTTTTTTGAGGAAGGCATTGGTCCAACCTTTTGGAATAAGCAATTTTGGTTTGTTTCGCATATCTTGGCAGGTATCTTGCCGCTGGTTACAGGTCCGTTTCAGTTTTGGAGTTGGTTCAGAAAGCATCACATTAAATGGCATCGTTTGTTAGGGAAACTATACATTATTGGGTGTTTATTTGGTGGGTTTTCGGCGTTGTATTTAGGGATAACACAACCGTATGATGGTTCGATAGTTCCAACTTTGTTTTTAGCTACTTTATGGTTGTTTATGACTATTTCGGCATGGATTACTATTAAAAGAAAACAAGTAGAAGCACACCGCTTATTTATGATTAGAAGTTATACGCTTACGCTGGCGTTTGTTTTTCTTCGTTTGTTGTATGACCTGGTTTATAAACTTAATTTTCTATCGTTTATAGCTAATGAAGAGGTGAGGGATGCCACTTATGAATGGATAAGCTGGGTAGCACCGGTGCTGATAGTTGAGTTTTTTATCTCGTGGTTGCCTTTGGTAAAAAGCGATGGAAGAAGAAAGAAAGTTAGAACAGAATAA
- a CDS encoding YoaK family protein encodes MFRHQGKSRTLKHNLRIAVVLSFVAGIVNVTGFLAFQQLTTNVTGHFALFINDVAHFDFWKGTVYFLYIFAFLFGSFSSSFLIEKFKKNKKLNIFVIPTLVECFLLVLVMVLHYLDEIQYPNVIVCLLLFAMGLQNSFVTKISNAVVRTTHLTGLFTDLGIELSQLFFPEEHPHRDKIKATIKLRIYIISFFFLGGIVAGYFYSELGMKLYTLIIGVFILLLSLLYDDLRYRIIRAKRKLKYRKWQE; translated from the coding sequence ATGTTTAGACATCAAGGTAAGAGCAGAACCTTAAAACACAATCTTCGAATTGCTGTTGTTTTGTCTTTTGTAGCGGGCATTGTTAATGTAACGGGTTTTTTAGCTTTTCAACAACTGACTACCAATGTAACGGGTCATTTTGCGTTGTTTATTAATGATGTGGCGCACTTTGATTTTTGGAAGGGAACCGTTTATTTTCTATACATTTTTGCGTTCCTGTTTGGTTCGTTTTCATCGAGTTTTCTTATTGAGAAATTTAAAAAGAACAAGAAGCTGAATATTTTTGTGATTCCAACTCTGGTAGAATGTTTTCTGCTGGTGCTGGTTATGGTGTTGCATTATTTGGATGAGATTCAATATCCTAATGTTATAGTTTGTTTGTTGCTTTTTGCAATGGGACTTCAGAATTCTTTTGTTACTAAAATATCCAATGCTGTGGTTAGAACAACGCACCTCACAGGATTGTTTACCGATTTAGGGATTGAACTATCACAACTTTTTTTCCCTGAAGAACATCCACACAGAGATAAAATTAAGGCTACTATAAAACTTAGAATTTATATTATTTCGTTTTTCTTTTTAGGCGGAATTGTAGCAGGTTATTTTTATTCGGAACTAGGAATGAAGTTGTATACACTAATTATTGGTGTGTTTATATTATTACTTAGTCTTTTATATGATGATTTGAGGTATCGGATTATTAGAGCCAAAAGAAAATTAAAGTATAGAAAATGGCAGGAGTAA